A window of Chlorobium phaeobacteroides DSM 266 genomic DNA:
GGGTCGAGCCCTGCCGAGCGTTACCTGTACCTTTCTGCCGGTAGGGTTTTCTACCGCCGCCTCTTACCTGAGCACGGGTTTTAGCCTTATGAGTTCCTTGCCTTTTATTAGCAAGTATTGATTTTACATCAAGATACATTGCGTGTTCGGATACTTCCACGCCAAAGATCTCCTCATTGAGCGTAACAACCTCTCCCGTTTCTGTACCGCTGGTATTTAAGACTTTAAGTTCCATAGCTTCGTGCAATCAGCGTTTACTTTTTTGTTGAAACAATCTTTACGTAGGAGTTTTTAGGCCCGGGTATGGCACCCTTGACGACAAGCAGATTTGATTCAGGCATGATTCTGATAATCTCAAGATTCTTGACGGTGATATTGCAACCGCCCATACGTCCTGCCATTCTTGTTCCTCTGAAGGTTCTTGACGGATCCGACGAACCACCTACTGAACCCGGCGCTCTCAGCCTGTCCGACTGACCATGCGTTCTTGAACCGCCACCGAAATTGTGGCGTTTGACAACACCAGCAAAACCCTTACCCTTTGAAACACCAAGCACATTGATCTTTTCACCTTCCTTGAATACTGAAAGATCAAGAGGCGCGCCAGCTTCAAGCTCAAGATTTATTTCGCTCTTCGAAAATTCTGCAATTTTATAACCCGGCGTAACTCCCGCCTTCTTGTAATGACCAAGCATCGGCTTGTTCACCTTTTTTTCATCCCTCTCTCCGATACCGATCTGATAAGCATCGTATCCGTCTTTCTCTGCATGCTTTACCTGCGTCACAAAGCATGGACCTGCCTGAATAATAGTGCAGGATATAGCTTCGCGTTTATCATTGTATAAACGGGTCATGCCGATTTTCTTTCCAAGAATCGCGCCCATAATGAATAGCTCTTTTCTAATTCGTTAAGACTTAATTTCAACATCGACACCGCTTGGAAGCTCAAGCTTCATAAGCATATCAATGGTTCTGGACGTCGGATTGATTATTTCAATCAGCCGTTTGTGTGACGAAAACGAAAACTGCTCACGCGACTTCTTGTCAACATGCGGTGACCGGTTAACCGTATACACATGCGCCTTTGTCGGCAGCGGTATCGGACCAA
This region includes:
- the rplC gene encoding 50S ribosomal protein L3, producing the protein MGAILGKKIGMTRLYNDKREAISCTIIQAGPCFVTQVKHAEKDGYDAYQIGIGERDEKKVNKPMLGHYKKAGVTPGYKIAEFSKSEINLELEAGAPLDLSVFKEGEKINVLGVSKGKGFAGVVKRHNFGGGSRTHGQSDRLRAPGSVGGSSDPSRTFRGTRMAGRMGGCNITVKNLEIIRIMPESNLLVVKGAIPGPKNSYVKIVSTKK
- the rpsJ gene encoding 30S ribosomal protein S10, translated to MAAQQKIRIKLKSYDHSLVDKWALRIIDVVKQTDAIIFGPIPLPTKAHVYTVNRSPHVDKKSREQFSFSSHKRLIEIINPTSRTIDMLMKLELPSGVDVEIKS